CACCTCAGGACTCAAAACACTAGAGACCCACCCTCTACTCATTTAAAAAGGAGGAGTCACTGAGAACCAGAAAAGCACAGGTGCCTCCATCAAactctgaactgaactgaactgaactgaactgaactgaactgaactgaactgaacataTGGAACAAGCAATTCCTGCTAAGACTAAGGACTATGAAAGCAACTTCCACGGTAAGATAACAGTATTTACAAGTTAAATTACTGAAGTAAGTGACACATTACAActcagtatttaaaatatacaactggGAAATCGGAGGACTactcaatctcaaaaaaaaaaaaaattaaattgtcagATGAGATGTAACACAAAAACTTACCACTCTGAACACATGCAAAAAAATCTTGAATTGCATGCTTTTCCTCATCTGCCAAATAAATATGAGTTCAAATTTTGTCCAAACTTTTAATCCTAAAGTgtcacagggaaagaaaaatgacttgtTCTTTATTCTTCAGTGAATAAGAATAATGGCCATCAGACCAAAAGGTACTGGTGTGATTTCCATGAAATCTGGCAGTGAATTTGACAGAGAACATTACAGAGTATGTGGCAGAGCTTGAAGGGAGAAAATCATATGGAAAtggtatttaaaaatttaaaatgtactagATCTTTGCTGATCATGAATTTGAATAGTCATCCAGCCAGTtagaaatttgaagcaattatatgcttataaaaaataaagattttgagGACTCTGATATAGAAGATGAGATGTCATACCTTTTGTTTACAATGTAATCCTTTTATATGAGgtccagaaagaaaaagagtgtgTACCATACTAGGTGGCCATTAGAAGTACCTAAAGAATGTAGGGCTTCATTAATCCTGTGACAGGAAATTATATGCAATGAGCAGAGtttgattaaaatttaaagaaaatatgaatcagTCCCTCTAACAAAAGATTGGTTGAGTGAACTTAAATAGACTAAATATGCAattgtgtttgtatttcttattgtagagggaaaaaaaggggggggggaattgatTTGATATAACTTACAATTGCTCTTGACAAAACCCCACTTCGAAGGTGTTTATACAGTTATACCTGTATAATGACAGCCCTGGCCGTCTAATACATACCCAGTATTCATTGAAGCTATGAACAGATAATTGCGAAATAAGAGATGgtacacacaaaaaaactaataattaaaacattgaaactggggctggtgagatggctcagtgggtaagagcacccgactgttcttccgaaggtccggagttcaaatcccagcaaccacatggtggctcataatcatccgtaacaagatctgacgccctctctggagtgtctgaagatagctacagtgtacttacatataataaataaatctttaaaaaaaaaaaaaaacattgaaactggtccattttttttctacatttgccTTTGTGGACAGAGGAATAGACCTGTGTAGAAAGAAACTAGGAATCATCTAATCTTTGCAGGTACATACCAAGGACACTAATCAACACTTTGGTTTGCATATCCTACCAATTACAAGCATGGTGAGCACAATAAAACTACAGGAACTCCCACACTGCAACTCCTCCTTATTTTGTTAATGAATTTGTTATCCAGAGCTGCTTTGGCTTATACTCTATCAATGTGTTGCTTACCTCTGTGTCCCCTGTACTGTCTAATTCAAccaagggctttttttttctctgtctcctttcagtCATGACTTCTTTACCAATGATGATATTTCTTGTAATTCTGCTGCTTCCATCCATGCCCACGGAAGGCAGGGTGAGTGTTTCATGGATAAATATCTCAGATATAACTGATTACTCTTTGAAGTGGTATAATAAATATCAATACAGAAATCCTAATGGTATGTTGGAATGCATTCTCATTGTGTTCTTGGAGAACTTAACAGGGATATGAAGATAGAGACTAAGATTGAACTCTCCACTTCTAGAAGCTGTAGTACCTATTAGTGACATGTTGGAACTTGAAACTTGAACAGGGAGATGTGCTACAAATACATGACACTTAATAGATGACAAAGATACTCATTAAAGTAATTGAGGTACCTGTCAGTGAATAAAGCACTAAAAGTTGAGTTCAGATATAAAGCTTGCAAATTATAACACTGTGAAATATAACACAGGGACAGAAGAATCCAGCAATGAACAAAGGGCTTTGTCTCAAATACAGTTGAGTATACGGACCAACAGCCAAAGTTACCTGTTAGCTTGTTTCGTATGTGAAGTTGACCTTAATCTCAATAGATAACTCCTCATTCTTCTGTAGCATGCACGTGGTTCCCAATCAACATTTATAATGAACTATTTTATGACCCTTTCAGCTtttaatgattgattgattgattactaATTATTTTGAAATCTCACATCATATACCCCCATCGCACTTAACTACCAACCTGCCCACATATGAGGCACTTTCCCCATGATCTGTACccataagagagagagacagagacagagacagagacagacagagagacagagagaaggtcTATTTGCTGTCACGTATATATATTGACTGGAGCATGGGCAATTTTGCAGTGGCCAAACCCCCACTGGAGGATAAGTCTTTTCCTGCCTGTATCAAAGCCAAAAGCTGTCCACTAAGGGGAACTGTGAAGTGGCCTTAGCAGAGTGGAACCAGATCTACCTCACTTGCACCCCTGCCTGTACCTTAGTACTCTGAGTTGTTGCATGGTGGGTCAACTCTCTCACAGACATTAAGATACCTTCAAGCAGCAACCGCAACCATGGGAATACACATGGGCTTTGGTGGTTAGACAGACTTCAGACATCAGTTTGGCCCTTGGCCATATTAAGATTCAAACATGGCACCCAGTGGCTGCAGAGACCACCAGCCTGAACAGGATTTAAGGTGGTTACATGTACCATTAAATCACCATGGCTCTGCAGGGCAGCAAAGCCTGAGACATCACTGATGCATCTGGCAGCTGCACATAAATTCCAGGCTTCACTGAGGTCTAGAGAAGAAGCATGGAACACTGACAATATTATGGACACCACTGGCATCTTGGACCAAGGTCCAATCCAAAAAGTGACCCTTTCCTCTTGGCCCAGATTCAGGGCAAATTTCAAAGCTATGTGTCAAATTCTGGGGTTAAGTGAGTGTCTGCATAAGCTCCAAGCTGTTTTATACCACCCTGTTAACCCATCCTGCTGATCCTACTTAACAATGACAACATATAGATCTCAGTCTCTCCGTCACCTGTATCGACATCTGCAGTTCCACCTCTCTCCCTAGCTCACTCCttgctctgtttttctctttcctacctCTCCAtcacatttttgttctttgtagtGGCCCTAGGGATGATTCCACTCTgccaacaaaaagaacaatattttttaatcaatatttttcaaaacttcTACCTTCCTAATAAATGTTCCACTGAAACTCAATCAAAAACACATCTTTacagaataatttttatatacaaaacaaGACTACTATTATCTTATCTCAGACAACtcaattttaagttttgaaaCAGTCTATTTAGTTCGAGTTTACGTGCATAGATGGAATTGTAAGTGTATGACAACCTTGGCTTAGACAAAATGtttattatgttctttttttttaccaTGAATTTATAAAGTTCATTAGTCTGTTTGTTCAAACATACACTAGTGTTCTCTATTCCTGgaatctaaaagaagaaataggCATAGACAGAGTAGAAAATTGATATACATTATTGTGATGGTCTATGGGTACTGAAgtaaaaaatagaacaaaaacaatCCCTGGATAGGTCTTGTATTTCTTGCTATAAACCTGTTATAAacaactgtctctgcctcaggtTCTGACACAGACTCAAAAACCATCCACTATATCTACTGACCACAAGACAAACCAGGAGACTTTCTTGGATAAGACTGAAGACAATGGAAAACCAGGAAAACCAAGCATCAAAGAGGTCTATGATATGGTCACCTGTGCCTTTAATCAAGACAAAACATTGCTTGAAGATCAGTCCAATTCTGATCAACACAACTCATATCTGTCTCAATTAATGACGAACCTGGACAAATGTGGTGCTCAGAAATATAAAGTGGCTGAATACGTACCAGAGGATGGCTTTGGTGGGCATGAATGGGGGGAGGGGCCCTTGATCCTAAGATGGCTCGATaacccagtatagggaaatgccaggacagggaagcaggagtgggtgggttggtgagcaaatGGAGGGGGATGTggaatagggaatttttggaggggaaaacaagaaaagggataacatttgaaatgtaaataaagaaaatatctaataaaaattttttaaaaaaaaacaaagaaatatcaaGTGGACACAGTAAATTTCTAAAGCATGCCCCAAAGGATTCAATGGACCAGAGTTAGGCATGAACAAGGTACTTTTTTCCGGCAAGTCTTCTATTCTGTGGAAGAAACCTTGTACATACTGACAAATTAGTAGAAGTTCTAATATGCTTTACTAGAGCCCCTAGTGTCATACCTACTCTGCCTGCTAGGCCCTCTTTCAAGTTGTACATCCTATTCATTTAACCCCCCAAATTCAAGGagaatgtcttagttaggtttatactgcagtgaacagacaccataacctaggcaagtcttataaagacaagACTTAATTTGGGCTgacttacatgttcagaggttcaatccattatcttcaaggtgggagcagggcagcatctaggcaggcatggtgcaggcagagctaagagttctacatacTCATCTGATGGGTGCTAGTGGAATACTGCCTCCTAGGCAGTGAGGGTGAGGGTTTTAAGCCCaggcacacagtgacacacctaccccaacaaggccacaattcCTAATAGTTCTATTCCccgagccaagcatatacaaaccattatgGAGAATGTAGTCtataaataaacacaagaaactaatctctcctccctccagtgaAATACTAAAAATGCCAGAGGCAGCAAAGTAAGGGTTCTGAACCAGCTGTGAAAGGAGCTAGGAATTTGCAGTACTTCAGAACCAACAGCCAAACCTACCTTTCTTTAAATGGACATACTTTCATGGTAACACTCCCAATAAATTCATTATGGgcaccctcccttcctcactgAAATTTGATCAAAGGCAGATGGAAATGTTTTATGCTTTAAGCTATGAAGCTTTgtagttataaaatattaagtatcatGGCTgttctctttatcttcttttggatAATTTCATATAAGTACATGATGCATTTTATCTCAGACTCTCTTACTTTCCTCTATCTCCCAGAAACTATAAACTCTTTTCCCAATAAGTGACTCTTATgctttgtgtatttttgtttggttttggaagCTCAAGAAGTTCAAGCAGGCATACACACCTGGTCATATGCATGAAATGATCTGTGAAGCCAAAGAAAATCACCAAAGGCTGAGACACTGAAGATAATGACTCTCCCTGCCCCAGCAGCCCTCCACTGCCAATGCCTCTCTGGAGAGCCATATCTGGGACTGAATGTTGACAAGACCAGTCTGCTGCAAGCCATTTTCATGCAAACCTAGGTCTAATCCTCCACATGGAAAAGAAGTGTAAGGTTGAGGGTGTGTTCCAATTTGGTCAAGTCAGTTAAGCTCTTACAAAACTCAGATAAAAAGCTGCTATTGGACCTGTTGAGGACACACCCTTCTTTGCAAATAGAACATCTTTCATATTCAGATTTCAAATGACTGCTCCTCCACCAACAATCACTTTACCTGGAGACCTGGTAGGATAATACTCCCTGTAAATCTTCAatgtgaatactttttttttttcttttttgctttttttaaatttatttttttaattcatgcttTATACTCCATAgttcattccctgcccctccccatccaccttccaactgctccacattccatacctcctcccctaccccacccttcTCCACGTAGATGCCCCCACCTTCCCCAACCCACATGACCTCTAAaccccctggggcctccagtctcttgagagttaggtgcatcatctctgaaggaacacagacctggaagtcctttactgtatgtgtgttgggggcctcatatcagctggtgaatgctgtctgtttggtggtccagtgtttgaaagatctcaggggtacagattaattaagactgctggtcctcctacctGATCGACCTCCTCTTTAGCTTCtctcagccttccttaattcaacaatggagatcagctgcttctgtctcttgcttAGGGACAAATAattgcatttgactctttcagctgcttgttgggtctttcagaaggcagtcatgatagatcccattttgtgagtgttccaaagcctcagtaatagtgtcaggcctatTAAAGCAGTTGAAGGTCTGTGAAAGTGTGAAAGTCTCCTCAGAGAATGACTCTCATTGATACTTTTGTCACAGGAAGNACTCAAACCAGATGCAGCATTCATAGTCTAGAACTGCTTCCCATGGAGNTTTAGATGGTGAAGCCTTGTCATGTGGGTTTGTTATTGTCTGTATCTTGTGTCACATTCTTAGACAGTAATTGGCTATGATGTTTTGCATGTTTTTAAGTTGACTGAGGTTTTTCTAATTGACAAAGCAGAATATCAGTTACCAAGTTTTACTATACAGGCTAAGACCATGAATTAAATAGATTTAATTCTCTGTTTTAAATTGTAACTTCATATGCATTTCCAAATTCTTCACTTAGAAATACAGATACTATGAAGGGAAATTAAAAtgcaaagatttttaaattcatcttcAAATAAATATGGAGCACTATAAAAGTTTTCAATAGGAATATATCACATAGGAATATACATCTCATTCTAAAACATAACTCACAATCTATTCAGAATGAAAAACTCTTTCCCCTTTTACCTAAATGCAGCTCAGCCTAACAGTCTTCTAATTCATTAGCAGCAGGCTAAACTGTAGCACTGTCTTACTGAAGCTGTGTAATTCCCATTTCTCTGAAGGCATGAACTACATCAATTTTCTCACATGAAAACATTCCATTATCTGTTCCTGTACAAAGAACATGTCAGTTAAGTAAAAGCCCATATTTTGGTAGAATTTTGATCCAGTGGATTTGTTTGTCATGATTGTGGCTTTAGTTTCTATGCTTAATTATTCTGATTGATAATAAAAGACTATTAGTCATATTTTTTCACTACCAGAAATGCTCAGAAGTAGTCTATAGGAAATAAAGCATCCCTATTTGGGTTGAATGATTCAGAAGCTTCAGTCCACTTGTTTTCCTCTAGCCCACAGTAGACCCCACTGCTGACATGACCTGGCCcgcgggacaagttattccatggtcatCGAGGGGGATCCCAAACCTATATTGAAATGGGGATAAaagaagagacggagaccatgcacgtgcttgtcatagtctcatttactgaaGGCTAAAgttttatacaatacagagaggggttgggaagtgatcaaaagagacatagtgaaggacaaatggggaagCTAATTGCGAGTCTGAAACTtttagtgatttatctcaggtccTTGGCATCATTGCTCCGGAACATCAGGCGCCTAATCTCCGAATCCCGGATCCacctaacagcccaaggtgacagctccgggcAGCTCCAGAATGcaagaagactccctcagtcagTGATATTTGCTTAGGGCCaaaatcttgctgattcccacgaaacAGCCTTGAGGGAAAAGGGGGCAACTGGCTCCAATCAAAGAattatatggctctcagctgcatgctgtaaaaatgcctgggctgtaaAATGCATGGGTTTTCTCAACCTAGTCTCCAACACAGACATGAGTTAATAGAGGTGTCAATTCTCCCCTAGatgaaaagataaagaggggCTGCTGCTAAGATTATTCCCTTTCATGTGGTCATGCCAGGGCCCATGTCCTTAGAATCAATGTAAAATGAACTGAATAAGTTGTAAATTTATTGAAGAGGGGGGCCATAGAGGAAGTCAAATGGGCAAGATGATGTAGATGCCGTGCACATGTGAGAGGTTatgaaagatattttttcttttttttattagatattttctttatttacatttcaaatgctatcccgaaagttccctgtaccctccccctgcccctgctcccctaaccacccactcccacttcttggccctagcattcacctgtgctgggtcatataaagtttgcaataccaaggagcctctcttcccaatgatggctgattaggccatcttctgctacatatgcagctagagacataagctcagggggtactggtctgttcatattgttgttccacctatagggttgcagcccccttcagctccttgggtacgttctctagctcctccactgggggccctgtgttccatccaatagctgactgtgagcattcacttctgtgtttgccaggcactggcatagcctcacaagaggccgctatgctggcatgtgcattagtatctgggtttggtggctaaagatgggatggatccccaggtggggtagtctctgggtagtccatcctttcatcttagctctaaattttgtctctgtatctatatcctttcatgggtattttgctccctattctaaggaggaatgaagtattcgcacgatggtcatccttcttggttttcttgtgttttgcaaaatgtatcttgggtattctaagtttctggNNNNNNNNNNNNNNNNNNNNNNNNNNNNNNNNNNNNNNNNNNNNNNNNNNNNNNNNNNNNNNNNNNNNNNNNNNNNNNNNNNNNNNNNNNNNNNNNNNNNNNNNNNNNNNNNNNNNNNNNNNNNNNNNNNNNNNNNNNNNNNNNNNNNNNNNNNNNNNNNNNNNNNNNNNNNNNNNNNNNNNNNNNNNNNNNNNNNNNNNNNNNNNNNNNNNNNNNNNNNNNNNNNNNNNNNNNNNNNNNNNNNNNNNNNNNNNNNNNNNNNNNNNNNNNNNNNNNNNNNNNNNNNNNNNNNNNNNNNNNNNNNNNNNNNNNNNNaagcttgcaatcctaccagcaatggaggagtgttcctctttctccacatccttgccaacatctgctgtcaccggaatttttaaccttagccattctgactggagtgagatggtatctcagggttgttttgatttgcatttccctgatgattaaggatgttgaatattttttcaggtgtttcttagccatttggtattcctcagttgagaattctttatttagctctgtaccccattttttaatggggttatttgaatttctaaggtccagcttcctgagctctttgtatatattggatattagtcatctatcagatttaggattggtaaaaatcctttcccaatctgttggtggcccttttgtcttgttgacagtgtcttttgcctttcagaagctttgcaattttatgaagtcccatttgtcaattcttgattttacagcacaagccattgctattctgtttagaattttttccctgtgctctttgaggcttttccccactttctcctctatcaatttcagtgtctctggtataaaagatattttaaagtaacaacaaaagaaagagccCAATACACTTCACAAATACTGGAATTATCCCAAACAAAACACTTGTGAAGCAAATGCAacgtatttttttaaattatacatcaTAACCCAATTAATTTCATTCCAACAAAGCAAGGATGTTTCAAAAAGTCAAACTAATGGATGTAATAAAGCTGTGATATTCTTAATGGTAAACTAGAGAGGTTCAAGAACCCCCAGGTGATATGCCTCTAATCATGCTTGTGTGAGATTATTTTAACTACATTTATTGATGTTAGAAGACTCATGTTGATTATGGGCAGGACCATCCATGGACATGAGATCCTAGACTGCATAAAATCAAGAAAGCAAGGAGAGCAGAAGCCTGTCTTTGTACTTGCCCCTTTCCTCTTACTGGATGTGTGgtattctgtgttttgaagacttttttttctacataagcaagtatgtttttaaaacaaaattttaaaaagttttaaaaggtcATATTGAAGGGTTTAAAGAATCCTACCTGATGAAATGAAATAACCAGgttcagtcatttattttttgCCACATTTAGATATGAAATCATAAGACCTCAACAATCACACAGACATTTGcatatagaaatgaaaacatccacacacacatacatacttgcatacacacacacacacaatttcacaaAACACACAACACTCACAAGtgaacaaaatttgaaatgtgattaaaaattgaaaacaaaatactcagatGATGTGCAATTATAAAAAAGCATCAGTGACAGAGCAGCACACTCTTTATCAACAGTTGATAAACACTAGTTCATAAACTACAAATGACAGTAGTTTTCACTCTCTATTAAGGACACTTCTCTTTGCAGAATCCACTGCAGAAAACCTTAACCAATCAAATTGCACAGTGGTGGAGTCGAGTctcacacctaaggctcagagaatacTAATCAGAGAAAAAGCTCTGGGgagttgaaaattaaaagaaagaaatgaaacaacaTAAAGGCTTGAATCCACAAACTCCAAATACTGCCCAGTTAAATTTAGTGAAGAACAGTATGACAGGGAAGCTAATTAATTTATGATGATATTGCAAAACATAAAGCCATGCAGGATGCATTTTGGCAATCTctaataaaactctaaaatatgATCCAGTGAACACAGCAAGCAACTGGAACTATGAATGTGAAACATGAAAGCAGGTTCTATGGTAAGATGGCAGTATGTAAGACTGCAGTGGCTACTGACACATCTAAGTCTTAGTCTTGGAAATATATGGGAAATTGAGGGCTTGCCAGCAAtgctaataattaaaaatgatcaGGTTTAAATATAGAAAAGCATACCTTACTACTGActaaaaaacccaaatcaaatgCATTTCCTCATCTGTCCATGATTAAGAAGAATGAGGCTGTATTTTGCCTAAACTTTAGACACTAAAGCAAATGTCAAGGGAGGAGTAACATTATTTGCAAACTCACTTTTTACTGACTACCAAGCACCGAATAAAGGCTGTCACTCTGGAAGGTTTAGACACTGAGTGAAGATGCATGGTAATCTTAAATGTTTTCGAGATTCTGGGCAGTGACTGGTGTCTATGTacaaagaacaaggaaaagaCATTACAGATCTCTTCGGGGATATTTTAACTCAAATTTTAATCATAAATTACAATGAAGTAAACAGGCAATAAGTATGAAAGAACATTACAGAGAACATGGAAGTGctagaagagaagaaatagaagggggaaatcatacattttttttatgtgtaaagTGTCCCTTTAGATAGTGGCTGAATTTGACTCTACGTTTTCATTAAGCCATGTAACAACTTTAAgcaaaagatatatttaaaaatcattttgacaATTTTGAATATAAGCACAGTATAAAAAATGCCATACCTTCAATATAAAAGATAAATCATTTATATACATTCAGGCAGTATGACTCATGAAGCACATACTAAGTGGTCTTTAGCAGCATCTAAAGGATATAGGACTAGCTGAATCATTTAAGAGGGTCGTTACAAGCAATTAATAGAAAGTGTTTAAAACTTAATAACGTTGTGAAACAACCCATTCAACAAAAGATGGAT
This portion of the Mus pahari chromosome 18, PAHARI_EIJ_v1.1, whole genome shotgun sequence genome encodes:
- the LOC110336075 gene encoding exocrine gland-secreted peptide 1-like, with translation MEQAIPAKTKDYESNFHVMTSLPMMIFLVILLLPSMPTEGRVLTQTQKPSTISTDHKTNQETFLDKTEDNGKPGKPSIKEVYDMVTCAFNQDKTLLEDQSNSDQHNSYLSQLMTNLDKCGAQKYKVAEYVPEDGFGGHEWGEGPLILRWLDNPV